A part of Rhopalosiphum maidis isolate BTI-1 chromosome 3, ASM367621v3, whole genome shotgun sequence genomic DNA contains:
- the LOC113555714 gene encoding CBL-interacting protein kinase 1-like, with protein METATIIENRTTTAYNSQIKVYFKNTIGKGTFGQVKYCVAKVNNKTIGFAVKIIDKKSSVFQCNKSMVKREIMISKKVDHPNLIKFIKIIIHRHYVYMYMEYCKNGDMCKVVKKYGPYVEYDACFLFSQIVAAIEYLHSLDIAHRDLKPENILLNHRNEVKVADFGLSNFCRESFSNKRTLSLTRCGTRMFMPPEVLMNYNHNGYNAKFFDIWSMGGVLHYMLTGQVPFDDGRTKQIVAQQVSGDIVLLRPMYRRTVSSPAKRLVRHMLEPDVLKRARIAVIKRSKWMTMMA; from the exons ATGGAAACGGCcactataatagaaaatagaacAACTACGGCGTATAATTCTCAGATAAaggtgtattttaaaaataccatcGGAAAAGGCACATTTGGGCAAGTCAAATACTGTGTGGCAAAGgtaaataacaaaactattggttttgcagtaaaaatcaTCGACAAAAAATCTTCAGTTTTTCAATGCAACAAATCAATGGTAAAACGTGAAATTATGATTTCAAAAAAAGTTGATCATCCAAACCTAATaaagttcattaaaattatcatacatcGTCATTACGTCTACATGTACATGGAATACTGCAA AAATGGCGATATGTGTAAAGTTGTTAAAAAGTACGGTCCTTATGTGGAATATGATGCATGTTTTCTATTTTCTCAAATCGTCGCAGCAATCGAGTACCTTCATAGCCTGGACATCGCGCATAGAGATCTTAAGCCAGAAAACATATTACTGAATCATCGAAATGAAGTAAAAGTGGCCGACTTTGGGTTGTCAAATTTTTGCAGAGAATCGTTCAGCAATAAACGAACATTGTCGCTAACTCGCTGCGGTACAAGGATGTTTATGCCACCGGAAGTACTAATGAATTACAATCATAACGGATATAACGCTAAATTCTTCGATATTTGGTCAATGG GAGGCGTGCTGCATTATATGTTGACCGGCCAGGTGCCGTTTGACGACGGCCGTACTAAACAGATTGTCGCGCAACAGGTGTCGGGCGACATTGTTCTCCTCCGACCGATGTACAGGCGAACCGTTTCCTCGCCGGCCAAACGGCTTGTACGGCACATGCTCGAACCAGACGTACTAAAACGGGCACGCATCGCTGTCATCAAACGATCAAAATGGATGACGATGATGGCTTGA